A genomic region of Peptococcaceae bacterium 1198_IL3148 contains the following coding sequences:
- the murA gene encoding UDP-N-acetylglucosamine 1-carboxyvinyltransferase — protein sequence MEKLLIRGGNKLNGTIRVGGAKNAVLPIIAATLLTGEQCRILGVPKLTDVYTIGTVLESLGAKVNMDDDEMQVTAAEITSSEAAYEYVRRMRASFLVMGPLLARTGKAIISLPGGCAIGTRPIDLHLKGFTALGAKIEYGQGYIEAKTKKLVASRIYLDFPSVGATENIMMAATLAEGTTILENAAEEPEIVDLANFLNSMGAKIKGAGTKVIRIEGQKRLRGTSHNVIPDRIEAGTYMAAAAITGGNVLVDNVIVDHLKPVVAKLKEAGVKIVEEDNGVRVISSGQLKGVDIKTLPYPGYPTDMQAQMMALMTVAQGTSVITETVFENRFMHVNELRRMGAKIKIEGHAAIVEGVPKLSGAQVKATDLRAGAALVIAGLVAEGHTEVSNLNHIDRGYYKLEQNLRQVGADITRINVK from the coding sequence ATGGAAAAATTACTTATTCGTGGTGGCAACAAACTTAATGGAACCATTAGGGTGGGCGGTGCCAAAAACGCCGTTTTGCCAATTATAGCGGCCACATTGCTCACCGGTGAGCAATGCCGTATATTGGGGGTGCCCAAATTAACCGATGTTTACACCATCGGCACGGTGTTGGAATCACTGGGCGCCAAAGTAAACATGGATGATGATGAAATGCAAGTGACTGCCGCAGAAATCACCTCATCAGAGGCGGCCTACGAATACGTGCGCCGCATGCGGGCCTCCTTTTTAGTGATGGGTCCACTGCTGGCCCGCACCGGCAAAGCAATAATCTCGTTGCCGGGGGGATGCGCCATTGGCACCAGACCCATTGACCTGCACCTGAAGGGGTTTACCGCCCTGGGGGCAAAAATAGAGTACGGCCAAGGCTACATCGAAGCTAAAACCAAAAAATTAGTGGCCAGCCGCATTTACTTAGACTTTCCCAGCGTCGGCGCCACCGAAAACATCATGATGGCAGCCACGCTGGCCGAAGGCACCACCATCTTAGAAAACGCTGCCGAAGAACCGGAAATTGTTGATTTGGCCAACTTCCTCAATTCCATGGGGGCCAAAATCAAGGGTGCCGGCACCAAAGTGATCAGAATAGAAGGGCAAAAAAGACTACGGGGTACCAGCCATAATGTCATTCCCGACCGCATAGAGGCCGGCACCTATATGGCCGCAGCGGCCATCACCGGTGGCAATGTACTGGTGGATAACGTAATCGTTGACCACCTAAAGCCGGTGGTGGCCAAACTGAAAGAGGCGGGAGTGAAAATAGTGGAAGAGGATAACGGTGTCAGAGTGATCTCCAGCGGCCAGTTGAAAGGGGTAGATATTAAAACGCTGCCCTACCCGGGCTATCCCACCGACATGCAGGCCCAAATGATGGCCCTAATGACGGTTGCCCAAGGCACCAGTGTCATCACCGAAACGGTTTTTGAAAACCGCTTTATGCACGTCAATGAATTAAGACGCATGGGAGCCAAAATAAAAATAGAGGGCCACGCCGCCATAGTGGAGGGTGTGCCCAAACTCAGCGGCGCCCAAGTAAAGGCCACCGACCTCAGGGCCGGTGCCGCCCTGGTAATTGCCGGGCTTGTGGCCGAAGGCCACACCGAAGTCAGCAACCTAAACCACATCGACAGAGGCTACTACAAACTAGAACAAAACCTCCGCCAAGTAGGGGCCGACATAACCAGAATTAATGTTAAATAA
- a CDS encoding type II toxin-antitoxin system HicB family antitoxin, with amino-acid sequence MKDLKYYESLNYEIKIRKLTEEEGGGWFVEIPLLPGCMSDGETVEEAIANIVDAKKSWIKTCLELGRDVPEPTTDDFSGQLRLRMPKSLHKALSEKAKAENVSLNQLIIYQLAQGVGQQMN; translated from the coding sequence TTGAAGGACTTAAAATATTACGAAAGTTTAAATTATGAAATTAAAATCAGAAAACTCACTGAAGAAGAGGGTGGTGGTTGGTTTGTAGAAATTCCTCTTCTTCCTGGGTGCATGTCTGATGGTGAAACCGTTGAAGAAGCTATTGCTAACATAGTTGATGCAAAAAAAAGTTGGATTAAAACTTGTTTAGAATTAGGTAGAGATGTACCAGAGCCGACGACCGATGATTTTTCTGGCCAGCTAAGACTAAGAATGCCAAAATCCTTGCACAAAGCACTGTCAGAAAAAGCCAAAGCTGAAAATGTAAGTCTAAATCAACTTATTATTTATCAATTAGCACAGGGTGTTGGGCAACAAATGAATTAA
- a CDS encoding transcriptional regulator: protein MFGWLWGKENKLVKELRKNQGFTAKELAMKVKVDTVEILNVDEMKLKDVPEPLKSKISPILKGEYMDKIPW from the coding sequence TTGTTTGGTTGGTTATGGGGGAAGGAAAACAAATTGGTTAAGGAATTGCGAAAGAATCAAGGGTTCACCGCTAAAGAGTTGGCCATGAAGGTTAAGGTGGATACGGTTGAGATATTGAATGTGGACGAGATGAAATTGAAGGATGTGCCAGAGCCTTTGAAAAGCAAAATATCCCCCATTTTAAAGGGGGAGTACATGGATAAGATACCTTGGTAG
- the spoIID gene encoding stage II sporulation protein D: MVTIRKAILGIILIAVAIIVLLPAINKSEQKAVTRHEIKIYHHASGQIETMPLEEYLIGVVAGEMPAEFPSEALKAQAVAARTYIAQRLLPGGVENPTHPGADICDDHRHGQAWLSKEQMKERWGTANYLHYYPKIKWAVQATENQVLTYNKQLITPVYHASCGGQGTENSGDVWQTDLPYLKSVSCPYCADPQPIRTVSYPLDKVAQRLQVDLNAIPAMANGAQQPIKITAKTSTGRPKTITIGEKQIPATTFRELLALRSTQFSYEIKNNQITFTTQGYGHAVGLCQYGAKGLAQHDKTYRQILAHYYPGTKIAKIK; the protein is encoded by the coding sequence GTGGTCACCATTAGAAAAGCAATTCTTGGCATCATCCTCATTGCCGTCGCTATAATTGTCCTGTTACCCGCCATTAACAAATCAGAACAAAAGGCGGTAACCAGGCACGAAATAAAAATCTACCACCATGCCAGCGGCCAAATAGAAACCATGCCGCTGGAAGAATACCTCATTGGTGTTGTGGCCGGAGAAATGCCGGCGGAATTTCCCAGCGAGGCCCTGAAGGCCCAGGCAGTAGCAGCCCGTACCTATATAGCCCAGCGCCTGTTGCCGGGGGGAGTAGAAAACCCCACCCATCCCGGGGCAGACATCTGTGACGATCACCGCCATGGCCAAGCCTGGCTGTCCAAAGAGCAAATGAAAGAACGTTGGGGCACAGCCAACTACCTACATTATTACCCCAAAATAAAGTGGGCGGTGCAGGCCACAGAAAACCAAGTGCTAACCTATAATAAGCAACTAATTACCCCGGTGTATCATGCCTCCTGTGGCGGCCAAGGCACCGAAAACTCCGGCGATGTTTGGCAAACGGATTTACCCTATTTAAAAAGCGTGTCCTGCCCCTACTGTGCTGACCCACAACCCATCAGAACGGTGAGCTATCCCTTAGATAAAGTGGCCCAGCGCCTGCAGGTGGACCTCAATGCCATTCCGGCTATGGCCAACGGAGCCCAACAACCGATAAAAATAACTGCCAAAACTTCAACTGGCCGCCCGAAAACAATTACCATTGGGGAAAAACAAATACCGGCCACAACCTTTAGGGAATTGCTGGCCCTAAGATCAACCCAGTTCAGCTATGAAATAAAAAATAACCAAATAACCTTCACTACCCAAGGCTACGGCCATGCCGTGGGCCTGTGCCAATACGGAGCCAAAGGCCTAGCCCAACACGATAAAACCTACCGACAAATCCTAGCCCACTACTACCCCGGCACCAAAATAGCCAAGATAAAATAA
- a CDS encoding M23 family metallopeptidase → MWPFNKSDKQKLKNQDALKKYQEWLRKWMLKGAKFQLASLAVVALVLAGSLVAVNHYLLTPIQSVNNTVNQTKQTQNQNKTANPAPLATEQTVTKEQPPKPNPEPQVDVSQLTMPVMGTVVTGFNDPYYSETYGDYRFSEGMQFQTQPSAPVKAALAGKIISLDQDPNNKYLIVIDHGQGYQTKYQGLDTIEVSPDQQIIKGQTLGTTNNLKFTLTEQQTPINPAQE, encoded by the coding sequence ATGTGGCCTTTCAATAAAAGCGACAAACAAAAACTTAAAAACCAAGATGCCCTAAAAAAATACCAAGAATGGTTGAGAAAATGGATGCTAAAGGGAGCCAAATTTCAACTGGCCAGCCTGGCGGTGGTTGCATTGGTGCTGGCTGGCTCATTGGTGGCAGTAAACCATTACCTGCTTACCCCTATTCAATCAGTCAATAATACCGTTAACCAAACCAAACAAACCCAAAACCAGAACAAAACAGCTAACCCAGCGCCACTGGCAACGGAGCAAACTGTAACCAAAGAACAACCACCAAAGCCCAACCCCGAACCGCAGGTGGATGTTAGTCAACTAACCATGCCGGTAATGGGTACGGTGGTCACCGGGTTTAACGACCCCTACTATTCCGAAACCTATGGCGATTACCGGTTTAGCGAAGGCATGCAATTTCAAACCCAACCGTCAGCACCAGTAAAGGCAGCTTTGGCGGGGAAAATAATCTCGCTAGATCAAGACCCAAATAACAAATACCTAATTGTAATCGACCACGGCCAAGGCTACCAAACAAAATACCAAGGACTGGACACCATTGAGGTATCACCGGACCAACAAATTATAAAAGGACAAACCCTAGGCACCACCAACAACCTAAAATTCACCCTAACAGAACAACAAACCCCCATAAACCCAGCTCAAGAATAG
- a CDS encoding type II toxin-antitoxin system Phd/YefM family antitoxin produces the protein MKVGTDCIISISEANQNFSKIARLVDEKKKVLVMKNNKPKYLIIDFDDYEKNQLEEQKLDSIADDILSKNLNVFKRLSE, from the coding sequence ATGAAAGTTGGCACCGATTGTATTATAAGTATTTCTGAAGCAAATCAAAACTTTTCTAAAATAGCCAGGTTGGTTGATGAAAAGAAGAAAGTGTTGGTAATGAAAAACAACAAACCAAAGTATTTGATTATTGACTTTGACGATTACGAAAAAAATCAACTAGAAGAACAAAAACTTGATAGCATTGCAGATGATATTCTGTCTAAAAATCTAAATGTATTTAAAAGGCTGTCCGAGTAA
- a CDS encoding type II toxin-antitoxin system death-on-curing family toxin, with protein MKWLSLDYVLKLHQRMINRTGGSPGLRDMGLLESAINGPLATYGGQDLYPDFESKVAALCFGVINNHSFVDGNKRMGIYLMLILLDYNDYRITYHEDELVDLGIAIAEGILSKKYIADWIRGHKVDARL; from the coding sequence ATGAAATGGCTATCACTTGATTATGTTCTTAAGCTTCACCAAAGGATGATTAACCGTACTGGTGGTTCCCCAGGTTTGCGAGATATGGGGTTGCTTGAATCTGCAATTAATGGCCCACTGGCAACTTATGGAGGCCAGGACTTATATCCTGATTTTGAAAGCAAGGTCGCTGCCCTTTGCTTTGGCGTAATAAATAATCATTCATTCGTTGATGGAAATAAAAGAATGGGAATATATTTAATGCTAATTTTACTTGATTATAATGATTATCGTATAACTTATCATGAAGATGAATTAGTTGATTTGGGTATTGCTATTGCTGAAGGTATTTTATCAAAGAAATATATTGCCGATTGGATCAGGGGTCATAAAGTTGACGCAAGGTTATAA
- the spoIIID gene encoding sporulation transcriptional regulator SpoIIID, with protein sequence MQDYIQKRVLEICAYILETGATVRQAAQVFQVSKSTVHKDMTERLPSLNKELAHEVKKILDINKQERHLRGGEATRKKYKEI encoded by the coding sequence ATGCAAGACTATATACAAAAACGTGTATTAGAAATATGCGCCTACATATTAGAAACCGGGGCTACAGTACGTCAGGCAGCCCAAGTATTCCAAGTCAGCAAAAGCACCGTCCACAAAGATATGACCGAACGTTTGCCTTCATTAAATAAAGAACTGGCTCACGAAGTCAAAAAGATATTAGATATTAACAAACAAGAACGCCATTTGCGGGGTGGAGAGGCCACCAGAAAAAAATACAAAGAGATATAA
- a CDS encoding rod shape-determining protein — protein MFGLFGAPDIGIDLGTASILVYVKGKGIVLQEPSVVAINKDTGKVIAVGSEARRMLGRTPGNIVATRPLREGVIADYDVTEKMLQYFITKATGKNWLFKPRVMVCIPSGVTSVEERAVRQASVQAGAKQAHLIEEPLAAALGAGIDISEPSGSMVVDVGGGTTDVAVLSLGGIVCSRSLRVGGDKFDESIVRFIRREFNLMIGERTGEEIKIEVGSALIDNDRSTQIRGRDLVTGLPKALTVTTRQVYEAISEPLEAVVGAVKEVLEHTPPELAADIVNKGIVMTGGGALLHNFDRLISEETGLPVYVAEDAVSCVAVGTGKALAMLNVLPTQKNKKLFKKVMG, from the coding sequence ATGTTTGGATTATTTGGAGCACCTGATATAGGGATAGACTTGGGCACCGCCAGTATTTTGGTATATGTAAAGGGAAAAGGGATAGTCTTGCAAGAACCCTCGGTGGTGGCCATAAATAAAGACACCGGCAAAGTAATTGCCGTTGGTTCAGAGGCCCGCCGCATGCTGGGCCGTACCCCAGGCAACATTGTGGCCACTCGCCCACTGCGAGAAGGGGTAATTGCCGATTACGATGTCACCGAAAAAATGTTACAGTATTTTATCACTAAGGCCACCGGTAAAAACTGGTTATTTAAACCCAGAGTAATGGTTTGCATCCCCTCTGGTGTTACCAGTGTAGAGGAGCGGGCGGTACGCCAAGCATCAGTGCAGGCCGGGGCCAAACAAGCCCATCTAATAGAAGAACCATTGGCCGCAGCACTGGGTGCCGGCATAGACATCTCCGAGCCCAGCGGCTCCATGGTGGTGGACGTGGGCGGTGGCACCACAGACGTGGCGGTACTCTCTTTGGGCGGCATTGTTTGCAGTCGTTCCCTAAGGGTGGGTGGCGACAAATTTGACGAATCCATAGTTAGATTTATCAGAAGAGAATTCAACCTAATGATCGGTGAGCGCACCGGTGAAGAAATAAAAATAGAAGTGGGCAGTGCGTTAATAGATAACGACCGCAGCACCCAAATCCGCGGCCGTGATTTAGTAACCGGCCTACCCAAAGCCCTCACCGTAACCACCCGGCAAGTATACGAAGCCATATCCGAACCACTGGAGGCAGTGGTGGGGGCAGTAAAAGAAGTGCTGGAACACACTCCACCCGAACTGGCAGCAGACATAGTAAACAAAGGTATAGTAATGACCGGCGGCGGAGCATTATTGCATAACTTCGACCGTTTAATCAGCGAAGAAACCGGCCTGCCGGTATACGTAGCGGAGGACGCTGTCAGTTGCGTAGCCGTTGGCACTGGCAAAGCGCTGGCCATGTTGAATGTATTGCCGACGCAGAAGAATAAGAAGTTGTTTAAAAAAGTAATGGGGTAA
- a CDS encoding copper amine oxidase N-terminal domain-containing protein: MKNRIFLTLVAFLFLFSASFESASASVGVKNVNAHYNNIKINVDGSYVNTTNEPFTIYGITYVPLREISNILNAEVRWDAENNIIFIKSGNNSAVANSEPKVMANTSDGTQKVNIHYNNIKINVDGKYVNTANEPFTISGVTYVPLREISNILDAEVDWDGENNTVLIYSSSNESVDISEPIDDESIDSVDSSEPEETGDKPVGSIEPKDENTLFAELLFDKYGKLESVDFEKFELSGDKRDINLNIYLNLANNTDTWNALTDRNINDWLEDIIEDIQKKFDKDTEVTGKVIRVSNLNVLLDFDKDGDANLKSRFYDANYRTGVEVKSKAKPLDNNYVGKHYYVDNLDFITTAATYGENFGQLDIVLTATKANTTFDWDKYSTRDINAHVMVVCDKVVGDYDGEIEDLKQINLNFKDKSNSQIALFRYDVNEEKFLR, translated from the coding sequence ATGAAAAACAGAATATTTCTGACGTTAGTTGCATTTCTATTTTTGTTTTCCGCTTCTTTTGAGTCCGCCAGTGCTTCCGTTGGAGTTAAAAATGTTAATGCCCATTACAACAACATTAAAATCAATGTAGACGGCAGCTATGTTAACACTACAAACGAACCCTTTACCATTTATGGCATTACCTATGTGCCCTTAAGGGAGATTAGCAATATCCTGAACGCAGAGGTAAGGTGGGATGCCGAAAATAATATCATCTTTATTAAGAGTGGTAATAACAGTGCTGTAGCTAATTCCGAACCTAAAGTTATGGCTAACACATCTGACGGAACCCAAAAAGTTAATATCCATTATAATAACATTAAAATTAACGTGGACGGTAAATATGTAAACACCGCCAACGAACCTTTTACAATTAGTGGCGTTACCTATGTACCTTTGCGGGAAATTAGTAATATTTTGGATGCTGAGGTAGATTGGGATGGTGAAAATAATACTGTCTTAATATATAGTAGCAGTAACGAGTCTGTTGATATTTCTGAGCCAATCGACGACGAAAGCATTGATTCTGTTGATAGTTCAGAACCAGAGGAAACTGGTGATAAACCAGTTGGAAGCATTGAGCCTAAGGATGAAAATACTCTGTTTGCCGAGCTGCTATTTGATAAGTATGGCAAACTTGAAAGTGTTGATTTTGAGAAATTTGAGCTTAGCGGAGATAAAAGAGACATTAACCTAAATATTTATCTTAACTTAGCTAATAACACAGATACTTGGAACGCTCTAACCGACAGAAATATCAACGATTGGTTGGAAGATATCATTGAGGATATCCAAAAAAAGTTTGATAAAGACACCGAGGTAACAGGTAAAGTTATTCGTGTTAGTAATTTAAATGTTTTGTTAGACTTTGATAAAGATGGGGACGCCAATTTAAAATCTCGTTTTTACGATGCCAATTACAGAACTGGCGTTGAAGTAAAATCAAAGGCTAAACCTTTAGATAACAACTATGTTGGCAAACATTATTATGTTGATAACTTAGATTTTATCACCACCGCTGCCACTTATGGTGAAAATTTTGGTCAGTTAGATATAGTTTTAACGGCAACCAAGGCTAATACCACGTTTGACTGGGATAAATACTCTACTAGGGATATAAATGCCCATGTGATGGTAGTGTGTGATAAAGTTGTGGGGGATTATGATGGTGAAATAGAAGATTTAAAACAAATTAACCTCAATTTTAAGGATAAGTCCAACAGCCAAATTGCTCTCTTTAGGTATGATGTTAACGAAGAAAAGTTCTTGAGATAA
- a CDS encoding copper amine oxidase N-terminal domain-containing protein has translation MEKKLGLKVISSAALAGLLFTAAPALPADAATDNYASTVTRVAADDEQTIGNLVIREDEDSDGFFYPGDVITVNLPAGVEFSTSVTEENYRDYVSLSHDQDVKFVAAGDNFISVEIVGDQTDHEAKLTFNFPKVDIDSDVEGDIKVQVEAHGTAVDSSSVTVARVIGGGTVTTISDVESIGIDTTGDIGTIRITEATVGKLKAEGEPGYEDIELTLPNDYEWVKGKNYKAPQGTAGLVVEVDDDGFGTDTLKIKIKKASTGTQAGFISLSGLAISVPDDADNGDEVEVTVDGNETTKEDVVIAKVGDFGFEVETEGDIPTVIAGKNDQDVVQINIDDVVDGSWIKGRSVTLELPTWAEWNDTNDDGPLETTKVDEEEWKLTVIGETGEAELEDLTVNIDSDAPEGDLVVTITGSQGIDEEVVIAKVLPPFKVSAEKPEFQIGVNNQEMGDIVITETEDEAIEENKWIIVKAPNGMYFADTPTVKVTDGDIEIDDEDTDDEYFAFRIDAESAKSASEITISDIKMNLDRTVPVGDITFDIFMTSNDAMNGYVDGDKDDPKNKFDANTKFSKAIDSDYYEKVTDVVVGTVVTPAPDEAGNSVVMNLGSTLYTVNGATKVMDVAPQVIDGRTFTPVRYVAESIGATVAYDEATKTATLTKGETVVEFVLGSKTYTVNGAAQTMDVAAQAINGRTMLPARYVAQAFGYEVGFDPASKTVVISK, from the coding sequence TTGGAAAAGAAATTAGGCTTAAAAGTAATTTCTAGTGCAGCTCTTGCAGGTTTGCTGTTTACTGCTGCACCTGCTTTGCCAGCTGATGCTGCAACCGACAACTATGCTTCTACTGTAACTAGAGTAGCAGCTGACGACGAGCAAACAATTGGTAATTTGGTTATCAGGGAAGATGAAGATAGTGATGGTTTCTTTTATCCTGGTGATGTTATCACAGTTAACTTGCCAGCAGGCGTTGAATTCTCAACTTCTGTAACCGAGGAAAACTACAGAGATTACGTTTCACTTAGTCATGATCAAGATGTGAAATTTGTTGCTGCTGGCGATAACTTTATTTCTGTTGAAATTGTAGGCGATCAAACTGACCATGAGGCTAAACTGACTTTTAATTTTCCAAAAGTTGATATCGATAGCGATGTAGAAGGAGACATAAAGGTACAAGTTGAGGCTCATGGAACTGCTGTTGATAGTAGTTCTGTTACTGTAGCACGTGTTATTGGTGGTGGTACTGTAACCACAATTTCTGATGTTGAATCCATTGGTATTGACACTACTGGAGATATTGGTACAATCAGAATTACTGAAGCTACTGTGGGTAAACTAAAAGCTGAAGGCGAACCAGGATACGAAGATATTGAATTGACTTTGCCTAATGACTATGAGTGGGTAAAAGGCAAAAACTATAAGGCACCTCAAGGCACTGCTGGCTTAGTTGTTGAAGTAGATGATGATGGCTTCGGTACTGATACACTTAAAATTAAAATTAAAAAGGCTAGTACCGGAACACAAGCCGGATTTATTAGCTTATCAGGCCTTGCAATTAGTGTTCCAGACGATGCTGACAATGGTGATGAAGTAGAAGTAACCGTTGATGGCAACGAAACAACTAAAGAGGACGTTGTAATTGCTAAAGTAGGTGACTTTGGTTTTGAAGTTGAAACTGAGGGTGACATTCCTACAGTAATTGCTGGTAAAAATGATCAAGACGTTGTTCAAATCAATATTGATGATGTAGTTGATGGCTCATGGATTAAAGGCAGAAGTGTAACATTAGAATTGCCTACATGGGCTGAGTGGAATGATACTAATGATGATGGACCATTAGAAACTACCAAAGTTGATGAAGAAGAATGGAAACTTACTGTTATTGGTGAAACTGGTGAGGCGGAATTAGAAGACCTGACTGTAAACATTGATTCAGATGCTCCAGAAGGCGACTTGGTAGTTACAATTACTGGTAGCCAAGGTATTGATGAAGAGGTAGTTATTGCCAAAGTATTACCTCCATTCAAGGTGAGTGCTGAGAAACCAGAATTCCAAATTGGTGTTAACAACCAAGAAATGGGTGACATTGTAATTACAGAAACTGAAGATGAAGCAATAGAGGAAAACAAATGGATCATTGTTAAAGCTCCGAATGGTATGTATTTTGCAGATACACCAACTGTTAAAGTAACTGACGGTGATATTGAAATTGATGACGAAGATACTGACGATGAGTACTTTGCATTTAGAATTGATGCTGAAAGTGCTAAGAGTGCATCAGAAATTACTATTTCTGATATTAAAATGAACTTAGACCGTACTGTTCCTGTAGGTGACATCACCTTCGACATCTTCATGACTTCAAACGATGCTATGAATGGTTATGTGGATGGAGATAAGGATGATCCTAAAAACAAATTCGATGCAAACACTAAGTTCTCAAAAGCTATTGATTCCGACTACTATGAAAAGGTTACCGATGTAGTAGTAGGTACCGTTGTAACTCCTGCACCAGACGAAGCAGGTAACAGTGTTGTTATGAACTTAGGTTCTACTCTCTACACTGTAAATGGTGCTACTAAAGTTATGGACGTAGCTCCACAAGTTATTGATGGTCGCACCTTTACACCCGTACGTTACGTGGCAGAATCCATTGGTGCTACAGTTGCTTACGATGAAGCTACCAAGACTGCAACCTTAACCAAAGGTGAAACAGTTGTTGAGTTCGTACTTGGCAGCAAAACCTACACTGTAAACGGTGCTGCTCAAACTATGGACGTAGCTGCTCAAGCTATCAATGGCCGCACCATGTTGCCTGCAAGATATGTAGCTCAAGCATTTGGTTACGAAGTAGGTTTCGATCCTGCCAGCAAGACTGTAGTAATCTCCAAATAA
- a CDS encoding TolC family protein — protein sequence MSKRILSMFFALCFALSVFIPSALAAEDAKQLTLDDAIKMALERNRDLKIQDLEVEKAEETLDDSRTNVSKGNTPTSNLLADQETVLNWTTYLSDETQYRIATKQLEALRQQMVVDVKTAYYDVLTAEKKLTTAEEALKLAKLQLQQARIKQEVGMSTKVEVQGVETSYQNANKDLVAATNALDEAKSKLATLLGVSGSFDYSLVDNSKYEQVDFTSKDYVVAKALSQRVEIWAADRLAEVTDRLKDFASNYKVGDIEASIKDLEAGNAKDKMKQQVESLYLSLETLDENYKTLEQNVKTLEEKNRVVNLQYEVGMATALQKQQTEQEYKEKLQQMRELVYNYDIAKTQLQVLTGDDLVSHYNKK from the coding sequence ATGTCTAAACGTATATTAAGTATGTTTTTTGCGCTATGCTTTGCCTTGAGTGTCTTTATACCATCAGCTTTAGCTGCAGAAGATGCTAAGCAATTAACTCTAGATGATGCTATAAAAATGGCTTTGGAACGAAATAGAGATTTAAAAATACAAGACCTGGAAGTAGAAAAAGCAGAAGAGACCCTTGATGATTCTAGAACTAATGTAAGCAAAGGGAATACACCGACAAGTAACCTCTTGGCTGACCAAGAGACTGTGTTGAATTGGACCACTTATCTTAGTGATGAAACTCAATACCGTATAGCGACAAAGCAACTGGAAGCATTAAGACAACAAATGGTTGTGGATGTTAAAACGGCCTACTACGATGTCCTAACTGCTGAGAAGAAGTTAACCACAGCAGAAGAAGCTTTAAAATTAGCTAAGCTACAACTGCAACAGGCTCGTATAAAACAAGAAGTTGGTATGAGTACAAAGGTGGAGGTTCAGGGAGTGGAAACCAGTTACCAAAATGCTAATAAAGATTTGGTTGCTGCCACAAATGCGTTAGATGAAGCTAAAAGCAAACTAGCCACGCTTTTAGGTGTCAGTGGTAGTTTTGATTATAGTCTGGTAGATAATTCAAAGTATGAGCAAGTCGATTTCACTTCAAAGGATTATGTTGTTGCAAAAGCCCTCTCTCAAAGGGTAGAAATATGGGCGGCAGATCGTCTGGCTGAAGTGACGGATAGACTTAAAGATTTTGCTAGCAACTATAAAGTTGGAGATATTGAAGCGAGCATTAAGGATCTAGAAGCAGGTAACGCTAAAGATAAAATGAAGCAACAGGTTGAATCCTTATACCTATCTCTAGAAACATTGGACGAAAACTATAAAACCCTAGAGCAAAATGTCAAAACACTAGAAGAGAAAAACCGTGTTGTAAATCTACAATACGAGGTTGGTATGGCCACAGCCCTGCAAAAACAACAAACTGAGCAAGAATACAAAGAAAAATTACAGCAAATGAGAGAACTGGTGTACAACTATGATATCGCCAAAACACAACTGCAAGTGCTTACTGGTGATGATTTGGTGTCCCACTATAACAAGAAGTAA